CGGCTATACAGTATATTTTTGCTGATAAATATAATGGCCCTATTACACGTGCCCTTTTATATGCCAGTAAACATGTAACCGCGCTCTATGTTATTCAATGGGTACTTAATTGCTGGTTTATGGGGGCGCTTGGTTATCATACCCTCAGCCTTTGGCCGACACTTTGTATGATGGTACTGATGACTTTACTTACTTTTGCTGTGCACAAGGTTTATTTAAAAAGCAAACAGAGCCTCACAGACATTACGCAAAAAGCTAAACGTACAGCTTAAGCTGTAAAGGGGCTTTACGGGCGCTGATTTAGGTGCCCTAGCCTGCTTTTATCGCATCAATAACGCAATGCATACGCTTTGCTAGCGGCCTATTTCGGTGATGGCACACATAAATATTTTCGCTAATTGGATTAGCTAAATGATGCGTTTTAATAAGCGCAGGTTTATTAAAAGCACTTACTGCGTGTGCGGGTAAAACCGTAAAACCCAGCCCTAAACTTACCGGCTCCAGTATTAAACTTATTTGGTTAGAAAACCCCGTTTGCTTAATTTGATCAACATGTTCAAATTCACTGTAGTTTTCGCTAAGTAAAAGCTGCGCATGATGTTTTGCATCGGGGTGGCCAATAAAGCCAAGCTCACATAAAACCTCCCACGTTGGGTGTTCTATATGTGCGGGCGTTACTAATAATAGGGATTCTTTACCAATTTTGTGGCTGGTAACTTCACTAAGGGTAGGCGCTTGAGTTAAAAAGCCAATATCGGCACTATGATTGGCCACCGCTTGTTCAACATTGGTATTTGGAGCAAAGCGGTAATCTATAATTAGCTTCTTGTGCTCTACTTGCAGTGCTAATAGTTGATTGTAAAACTTTAGCCCGCAACTGCCTGGCGACTGTATTTTTACTAAACCGCTGTAAGGTGAATCATCTTTTAATTGCTGCTCTAAACACTGCCATTCTTTTAATAATAAGCTGCCTTGCTGATACAAGTTTTGCCCATGTACGGTAAGCGTAAACTGTTTACCGTGGCGCTCAAGCAAGGCGCAATCTACTTGCTGCCCTAACTTTTTTATATGTTGGCTTACGCCTGACTGGGTCATATAAAGGCGCTCTGCGGTTTGGGTAAAGTGATTTACCTCAACTAAAGTACAAAACGTGTTTAACCATGTCGGGTTTATCATTACAAAATATACTCAAAATGATGATTAATGATAATTTTACTTAATGTTGGTCAGTTCGTAAACTCACTCCATCAACTAAACATAGTTAAGTAGGAGTATTTATTATGAGTCATACATATCCACGTAGTTTTTCGCACATTGGTATTTCAGTTCCCGATGTTGAAAAAGCCGTAGAGTTTTACACTAAGGTGATGGGCTGGTACACCATAATGGAGCCTACCGTGATCACTGAAGACAACAGCCCAATTGGCGAAATGTGTACCGATGTATTTGGTCCAAATTGGGAAAAATTCAAAATAGCGCATCTTTCAACAGGCGACCGAATTGGTGTAGAAATTTTTGAATTTAAAGACCAAGAAAACCCTAAAGACAACTTTGAATACTGGAAAACCGGTATCTTCCATTTCTGCGTACAAGACCCAGATGTAGAAGGCTTAGCGGATCGTATTGTTGCTGCAGGTGGTAAAAAACGTATGCCAGAGCCACGCTACTATTACCCTGGTGAAAAGCCGTACCGCATGATCTACATGGAAGACCCGTTTGGTAACATCCTTGAGATTTACAGCCACAGCTACGAGCTTATATATAGCGCTGGTGCTTATTAAAAGCATTTAGCTAAAAACAAAAGCCGCAGTATTTATTACTGCGGCTTTTTTATTTGAATAGCTTTAGTAATTAGCTAAGTAATACGTCGGATATTGGCATTTTGAAAAAGTAACTACATTTTATTATTGGTGTGATGTAACATCTTTACTATTCTTACACATACCTTTGAAAAGTTTTTCATCTATATTTTTGCGCTTAATAGCATCGTATATACTGAATAAATTTTTCCTGTCGGTCTGTTCTGCGTCTGTACCAACCGTAAAATTTTGATTAATCACAGTACAGCCATATATTGGACCCGATTCACCTAGGCCACCCACATACACAGTTCTTGTTTCTCCATCGTCTGTAGTATCTTTATCTTTTAATGAAGAGTCTTCGCTTATGGGTGTTCTTTCATTCGCATTACTCACTTCAAAGTATTGTATTTGATTGTTTTCAATCCAGCCCTCGTTGGCATCCATTTGTGTAACGAGTATACCTGATGGTGGTATTTCATATACCCGAGAGCCGTCTTCGTATTTCGGTGGATGCCCGTTTGGTGCATTAAATATTATGTATAGAGAGCCAACATAATTTTCAGGTATAAGGTAAATTACGGGTTCACTTTTTTTTACCTCTGTACAGGCTGATAATAACGATATCATTGAACCAAAAAACAATATTTTTAAAAAGTGTGCTTTAAAGATGGGTTTCATCGAGTCGCCTTTTTACTTAAGTAAGCCATTAAAACAGTTTTCTAAACTCGCTTTTTCAAGCAGCATACAATGACCGCTATTTGCTGGAATAGAAGTGAAACGATAATTCCAATCCGCTATTTTATGAAAGCTTAATTTGGGGTATTTATTTGCCTGTCTAAATAGTTCATCGCCTACGGTCCCTTTAAAACTACCATTATTGTTGAGTGGCAAACGGAGTGCGCTTACAATCATTGGGTAATCAGCATTAAGAGATAAGCTTAGTGGTGGCGCACCTTTGCGAACATGTATACCAAGGGAGATAGATTGCCCACCAGGACCAACAATAAATGCTTCACAATTAGGAAAAGCATCGCCAGTGATATAAGTAACTATATCCATGTGACCGCTAACAGTATCAATGTCTATAATAATTTTATACTTAACATTTAAAGTTGGCACGTATGAAAAGTCTAATCTTTCTTGCATCTGAGGAGAACCTGGCATTGCGTGATTAACTCCTCCGTATTGGCCGTCTAACTGATACTGATAAATACTATTATTAGTTGGAGGTTTTTCTTTGAGGGTAACACGCCCTTTTGGTGCAAGGTTACCAGAATATATTCTTTTCTTATCTTCCCACGGTGCTTTTGATGGATCTGATATTGTATCAATAGAACTAATTTTACTATTTTTTGTAGAAAGCCGTAGACGATGCCAAATCCTTGAGGTCGTAGGTTTAATACCACTAGGTTTTAGCGAAAACCCTCGATTATCTCCTTCAAACATTAGTCCAGACCAGCCAAAGTCTTTTTCAGGGTGAAATGAGCGTATATTAATTTCGTAGTTTGCTAATTGAATAGCCATAACCTTAATTCCATTTATTGATAATTAAAAATCCGTTTCGATAATAGTAACACCAGCTTAAGAGCATAACAATTCTGAAAAGCTTCAAAAGCACAGTACTATTGTTTGTTATTAATAAAGAATTACACGTGTTATGTAAACAAAGCCGCAGTATTTATTACTGCGGCTTTTTGTGCCTAAAAAGAATACATTGCCTAGATATGTTAGTGCTGATAACGTGATAAAACAAAACTACTTATAACTCCATGTTTGAAATTAAGGACAATAATGAACATTTCATTGGAAGGTGTCACCTCTGCTAATTACGAAGAGGTATGCGATTTAGACGTTACCAAAGCGCAACAAGATTACGTAGCGAGTAATATGTGGTCGTTAGTTGAGTCTCATTATAATGTTGGGCATACCTGTAAAGCTATTTACCAAAATAATAAGCCTGTAGGCTTTTTTATGTGGGTGCAAGAAACCCCTACAAAAGTTTCTATTTGGCGTTTTATGGTAGATGAACATCATCAAAATAAAGGTATTGGCCGCCAAGCACTATTCATGGCAATTACAGAGATTAAAACGACTTCTAAGCTTGAACAAATCGAGATTTGTTATAACCCGCAAAACCCTGTAGCTAAGGATTTTTATTCTAGTTTTGGGTTTGAAGAAGTTGGCCTAGATGAAGACGAAGAAGATATGTTAGCCATTATTAATATAAAAAGTTAACCCAATTTTGTTTAGCGCGTTGCTTATTGCCATAAAAATTAGTGCTTAGTAAGGTGTGGAGGATGTTGCAGTGCTAATTTTTTTAGCTGTGTAATGCATGAAAGCGCTAAGTCATGATATTCATCATCGCTATACAATATCTCGTTTAGCAGATTAATAGATTGTATGAGTGCATTGTGCGCAGCACTTTGTTCGTCTAAAAAGTGAAGTGTGGAATAAAGGCGCTCTGTAAGTGAGGTAATTTGTATGATTTGCTGTTTATTCGCACAGTTATACATTTGAGCTAATAAGGACGCACTTTCAAGTGCACACCCCAAATACGGCAATGCTTGTGCAAATTGGTATCGTTTAAACAGCGCTTCGCCACTTAGCTGCGCATTTTGAATATCTATAATTGCTTGTTCTGGTTGACATAAAACATGTTGTTTGTGTCGAGCACATAAAAAAGGTAATGCCATGGTACGTTCCATATCTGTTTATTTTTTAAGACTGTAAAACAGAAACTTCAAAACATCAAATGATAATTGTTTTTATTTGCATTTGTAGGTTTGAAGCAGTTTGTTGTGTATACTAACTTCATTGTTTTGATTCTTATTTTTATAAAAACCGATATGAAAAACCCATTTTTAGCACTTGTTTTACTCAGTGGATTATCAGGCTGCAGTATAAACACAGTATCAGTATCTCAAAGTTCATCCTTGTATAATTACGGGCTTTATAATGCAAATGGCCAGCGAGTTAATTCAATATTGTCAGAATCCACGCTTTTGAATGCCGATATTGTTTTAGTCGGTGAATGGCATACACACCCCGGTGTGCACTTATTTCAGGCTGAGCTGTTTCAGCAATTAAGCACACAAAATAAGCCTATTGCCTTATCGCTTGAGCAATTTAGTCGCGCTGATCAGCAAACACTAAACCTTTATCTTGAGAGTAAAATAGGTGAACAATACCTAATTGATAATACTAAGGCTTGGCCTAATTATAAGAGCGATTATCGTGCGTTAGTGGAATTGGCGAAGATACAAAATAGCGATGTAATAGCTGCAAATGCGCCTAAACATATTGTTACCTGTATTGGTCGCCAAGGTATTAATTATATTAATAAGCTTGACCCACAACAGCGTAGTTTTATTGCAAAAGAGATAGATATTTCTCCAAGCCTTTATAAAGAACGCTTTATGCAATCCATGCATCATGGAACGGCGAGTAAAAACGAAAAACTTTACGCCGCGCAAGTTACTTGGGATGAAACCATGGCTGAGTCTATCGTTAACTATATTAGTCAAAATAAGGGCACACAGGTTATACATTTAGCCGGTGACTTTCATGTGAGAAATGGTGAAGGCATAGCGCGGGTAATTAAGCGAATTGCCCCAGAGCTCAATGTTGTATGGGTTTCGCCAGTATCAAAAGTACAATCTGAGCAAAATGGTTATCAATTAGAAGTTAACGCTTTGCCTGCTCGTTATGTGCAAAAAGCACATCAACAAGCGGCATTCAAAGCTTTAGTCAAGCGAGGCGAGAAAACACAGTGCCAATAATAGGTTGGCACTGTGTTTGTGTAATACACTTTTTAATATTTACTTAAGCGTAAATGTGCCTTTCATCATGGCGTAATGGCCAGGAAAAGAACAAAAGAAAGTGTAATCGGTTCCGGCGGTTAAGCCGCTGGTTTTAAAAGTAACTTCGGTTGTTTTGCCGCCGCCAATAATGTCTGTAGCACCAATCACGCGACTATCATTAGGCTTTATGTAGTGGTTGCTAAGCCCTGCTGCGTTGCCATCTGTGATAATACCTTGCATGTTTTGTTCAGTAGATAGCACCCAGTTATGACCCATTACATTGGCAGGTAATTTACCGGTGTGACTAAGCTTTACAGTCACTTGTTTACAGCTTTTAGGGGCGCTTAGTGTTTTAGTTGAAAACTGCATCATATCGTTTGCATCTATATTTAGTGTGCATTCGTCTGCATATGCAGTATTGGCACTCAGTAGCAGTGTAGTGCTGAGTAAGGCTATTAATTTTTTCATACTATCTCCGCTAGTTGGTTTGAGCTGTTTCGTGCTTGATTTGTTAGGGCTACAAGTGCTTTTCGCACGGCTAATGGGCTATCGCACTCGTTCGCAAAATTAATAGAGTAATTACGCTTGTGGCTTTGTATATAAAAGCCTGTGGGTAGTAGGCCGCTCATTATTGGAGTGTAATCGGCTACGTTATAGTGCTGCATTAATATCAGCGACATAGCATCTTGATGATCTTCATTCATATGAGTGATCATGCTTTGCTGCTGGCTTTCATCCCACTTTTTAGGCTGAGCTTGCCACTCGTTTTGCTCAAGCCAAAATATTTTTCCAAAACCGCCAATATAACGCACCCGTACTACATCTAATTGCCAAAGCTGAAAATCATGCGCATTGCGATAGCTTGCAGCCTCAGGGTACAAAGCTATATATTTATCAAGTAGCACTCCGCTTTGCTCTTTTGCCACAATAGAGCCATCACCTACGAGTGTTACTCGCCCATGTTCGTTTTGATCGCCATAATCGGCGGCATCAAAAATAGTCAGACTCATGCGTGAGTCCTGTTTTAAATTTTTGGTATGCTGAGCTATGTCACTAATAAAAAAGTAGATGCGACCTTGTTCGTCACACATATAAGGTGTAACAGAGCCAAACGGATAGCCGCGTAAATTATTTGAAATGGTCGACATTACGCCGGCATGGGTTTTAAAAACGAGCGTACGTGCGTCGTTTAATGCTTGCTCTCTCATGAAAACTCCTGACGTTGAGAAAAAACCATGGGCGCATCGTTATAAGGATGAGGGTTAACGTGCAATTTCATGGCGTACATTTGTTGTAAGTTTTGTGCTGTTAAAACCGTATTTATAGACCCGCTTTGCAGCACTTTTTGGTTGTGTAATAAAATAGCGTTGGTTGCATAAAGGCTTGCTAAATTAAGATCGTGTATAGCAATAATGGCGCTGTTTCCTTGCTCTACAAAGGTTCTAACACAGCTAAGTAAAGTATGTTGATGACGCATATCTAGCGCTGATGTTGGCTCATCGAGCAACATTAATTTAGGCCCCGTTTGCGCAGTAAAAGCATCTAGCTGGGCTAATGTGCGCGCCATATGAACACGCTGTTGTTCGCCGCCCGAAAGCGCACTCATTCGACGTGTTAGGTAATGGGTTAAATCCATAAGTGAGGCATATTTTTGAACTTTATTGGCTTGTGTTTTAAGAGACTCTGTATAGGGATAGCGACCCATAGCAATGAGTTCAAATACACTAAAATCAAAGCCAACATGGTTACTTTGCATCATTACAGCGCGCTTGCTAGCTAATTGCTCTTTAGAAAATGAATGCAAAGGTTTGGTATTAAATAGTATATCTCCCTCAAAGGGATGCATGCCTGCCAAAGTATGCAGTAAGGTCGATTTACCTGCGCCATTTTCGCCTATCAGTGCGACAAGTTGTCCTGCTTGGATATTGCCGCTAATACCCTCTAAAACACGATGGGTGTTAAAGCCTATATTGAGGTTGTTAAACGTGATCATGACCAATCTCGCTTATTTTTAATGATCAAATATATAAATAGTGGAGCCCCAAGTAACGCCGTTATAATGCCTATCGGCAGCTCCGCAGGCATAACAACCAAGCGTGCTAACCAATCTGAAAGTAACAACACTATGACACCTAAAAGCATACAAAGTGGCAGCATATTTCGTAAATGAGGCCCAACCATTAGGCGTGCAATATGAGGGACAACTAAACCAACAAAGCCAATTAAACCTGTTAGCGCAACCACCGCACCTACGCCCAATGCCACTAATATAATGACGTATAATTTAAGCTTGCTGGTATCGACTCCTAAGTATTGAGCTTGTGATTCACCGATAAGAAGTAGATTCATTGGCTCTTTTAATCGCCATAGCCCGATAAGGCTCAGTAAAAGCAAAGGACTCGCCTGTTTTATATTATCCCAGCTCGCACCGCCTAATGAGCCCATGGTCCAATAGTTAATTAACCGCAGTGCGCTGTCATCGGCATAAAAACTTAATAATCCAATAACAGCGAATGCCAATGCATTAATGGCGACACCGACTAATATAAGCGTATTTATATTAATTTGTTTTTGTTGTTTTGAGACTAAATATACCAGCGACGTTACTGAGAGTGCGCCCAAAAATGAGGCATAAGGTAAGTAGTGTTGGGCGTTAAAATTAAATTGTGCACTAAGGGCGATAAAAGCCACCGCGACCATCGCAGCGCCTGCGCTTATACCAATAATAGAGGGATCAGCAAGCGGGTTACGACATAGCGCTTGGGTTGCAGCCCCTGTTTGTGCAAGTACTAAACCTACCATCACTGCAAGGACAAAACGAGGCAGGCGTATTTGTGTAACCACATTGATTTGTAGCGCATCAAATTGACTAAAATGTTCAGGAGCTAGCCATGCAATAGCTAAACGCCAATCCCATCCTGCGGCTCCATAGCCTATGCTAAGTAATGTTAAAGCAAAAATACAGCCATAACTTAATAGCATCCACTTATGCGGATTACTCAGTGTTATGGCGTTAAAACGATTCAAAGTTAACGTGCTCATAAGCGTGTTTTATACTCATGCAATGCTTGAATCGCAGTTGCAATACGCGGCGACATGCCCAGTGAAAGTAAGCTGTCCATGACCAGTAACTGACACTCTTGCGCTGCTTTTAATAAACGAAGTGTAGGCTGTTTACAAAAGGCTTGTTTCCCACCAAGGCTTTGCACAACATGCGCTGGCGCCACTAAAAAATCGGGCTGACTTACAGCCAGTACTTCACTGTTAATTGCTTTAAAGCCTGTATGCGTAGCAGCTATATTGGTAATGCCCGCATAATTAAACAGCAAGTTGGGCACCGTTTCTTGTCCTGCTGCGACGAGCCCACGCTCATTAGCTGAAAGTAAAAACAAAGCGTTATGAGTCTGTGTTTTTGCTTTAGTAGGTAACGATTTTTTTATTTTAGTAATTAGGTTTTGAGCTTTTAGGTTTGCATCTAAATCACTACCAAGGTGCTTAATTAGCGCAAGCAGTTCATTTACAGATGTCGGCTTTTTATAGTGAATAACCTTCACTCCGGTTGCTTCTATTTGCTTTAGCGCCTGCTCTCTTCCTGCACCTTCAAGTGCAAGTAACGTAGTTGGGCGCATTGAAAGCACTCCCTCAGCGGCTAGGTCTCGATAGTAACCTACCTGTGGCAACTGTGTTGCTTGTTGCGGATACATACTTGATTGGTCAACCGCGACTAAACTATTTTGTTTTTCTAGTGCGTAGATTATTTCAGTTAATGTGCCGCCAGCACTGATCACACGCTCTTTCGCGAGTGCTGATTGAGTGGCTAAAGCCAGAAAAAAAATTAGGTACTTCATAACAAACTCCGATTTTATTTTTTAGTATTATAACCACTTTAATCTAAATGAAAATGATTATCATAATCAATTGATCTTATTTTGGGTTAGTTGTACCATTTAAAAGTAAATAATAACTATTATCATTTGGAGTGGAGATGAATCCCTTTTCTTTTAAATTTACAGCATTAGCCTCTTTGTTAATTAGCTCTGGTAGCGCACTGGCCGAAAATGTTATTGACGATCATATTGTGGTTAGTGGTTCTCGCTTTGAACAAAAGCTTGAAGATGTGACTGGCTC
The genomic region above belongs to Pseudoalteromonas undina and contains:
- a CDS encoding LysR family transcriptional regulator yields the protein MINPTWLNTFCTLVEVNHFTQTAERLYMTQSGVSQHIKKLGQQVDCALLERHGKQFTLTVHGQNLYQQGSLLLKEWQCLEQQLKDDSPYSGLVKIQSPGSCGLKFYNQLLALQVEHKKLIIDYRFAPNTNVEQAVANHSADIGFLTQAPTLSEVTSHKIGKESLLLVTPAHIEHPTWEVLCELGFIGHPDAKHHAQLLLSENYSEFEHVDQIKQTGFSNQISLILEPVSLGLGFTVLPAHAVSAFNKPALIKTHHLANPISENIYVCHHRNRPLAKRMHCVIDAIKAG
- a CDS encoding lactoylglutathione lyase family protein, encoding MSHTYPRSFSHIGISVPDVEKAVEFYTKVMGWYTIMEPTVITEDNSPIGEMCTDVFGPNWEKFKIAHLSTGDRIGVEIFEFKDQENPKDNFEYWKTGIFHFCVQDPDVEGLADRIVAAGGKKRMPEPRYYYPGEKPYRMIYMEDPFGNILEIYSHSYELIYSAGAY
- a CDS encoding DUF6843 domain-containing protein, which produces MKPIFKAHFLKILFFGSMISLLSACTEVKKSEPVIYLIPENYVGSLYIIFNAPNGHPPKYEDGSRVYEIPPSGILVTQMDANEGWIENNQIQYFEVSNANERTPISEDSSLKDKDTTDDGETRTVYVGGLGESGPIYGCTVINQNFTVGTDAEQTDRKNLFSIYDAIKRKNIDEKLFKGMCKNSKDVTSHQ
- a CDS encoding GNAT family N-acetyltransferase, with translation MNISLEGVTSANYEEVCDLDVTKAQQDYVASNMWSLVESHYNVGHTCKAIYQNNKPVGFFMWVQETPTKVSIWRFMVDEHHQNKGIGRQALFMAITEIKTTSKLEQIEICYNPQNPVAKDFYSSFGFEEVGLDEDEEDMLAIINIKS
- a CDS encoding ChaN family lipoprotein, whose translation is MKNPFLALVLLSGLSGCSINTVSVSQSSSLYNYGLYNANGQRVNSILSESTLLNADIVLVGEWHTHPGVHLFQAELFQQLSTQNKPIALSLEQFSRADQQTLNLYLESKIGEQYLIDNTKAWPNYKSDYRALVELAKIQNSDVIAANAPKHIVTCIGRQGINYINKLDPQQRSFIAKEIDISPSLYKERFMQSMHHGTASKNEKLYAAQVTWDETMAESIVNYISQNKGTQVIHLAGDFHVRNGEGIARVIKRIAPELNVVWVSPVSKVQSEQNGYQLEVNALPARYVQKAHQQAAFKALVKRGEKTQCQ
- the azu gene encoding azurin, translated to MKKLIALLSTTLLLSANTAYADECTLNIDANDMMQFSTKTLSAPKSCKQVTVKLSHTGKLPANVMGHNWVLSTEQNMQGIITDGNAAGLSNHYIKPNDSRVIGATDIIGGGKTTEVTFKTSGLTAGTDYTFFCSFPGHYAMMKGTFTLK
- a CDS encoding HugZ family protein, whose amino-acid sequence is MREQALNDARTLVFKTHAGVMSTISNNLRGYPFGSVTPYMCDEQGRIYFFISDIAQHTKNLKQDSRMSLTIFDAADYGDQNEHGRVTLVGDGSIVAKEQSGVLLDKYIALYPEAASYRNAHDFQLWQLDVVRVRYIGGFGKIFWLEQNEWQAQPKKWDESQQQSMITHMNEDHQDAMSLILMQHYNVADYTPIMSGLLPTGFYIQSHKRNYSINFANECDSPLAVRKALVALTNQARNSSNQLAEIV
- a CDS encoding heme ABC transporter ATP-binding protein, producing MITFNNLNIGFNTHRVLEGISGNIQAGQLVALIGENGAGKSTLLHTLAGMHPFEGDILFNTKPLHSFSKEQLASKRAVMMQSNHVGFDFSVFELIAMGRYPYTESLKTQANKVQKYASLMDLTHYLTRRMSALSGGEQQRVHMARTLAQLDAFTAQTGPKLMLLDEPTSALDMRHQHTLLSCVRTFVEQGNSAIIAIHDLNLASLYATNAILLHNQKVLQSGSINTVLTAQNLQQMYAMKLHVNPHPYNDAPMVFSQRQEFS
- a CDS encoding FecCD family ABC transporter permease, translating into MSTLTLNRFNAITLSNPHKWMLLSYGCIFALTLLSIGYGAAGWDWRLAIAWLAPEHFSQFDALQINVVTQIRLPRFVLAVMVGLVLAQTGAATQALCRNPLADPSIIGISAGAAMVAVAFIALSAQFNFNAQHYLPYASFLGALSVTSLVYLVSKQQKQININTLILVGVAINALAFAVIGLLSFYADDSALRLINYWTMGSLGGASWDNIKQASPLLLLSLIGLWRLKEPMNLLLIGESQAQYLGVDTSKLKLYVIILVALGVGAVVALTGLIGFVGLVVPHIARLMVGPHLRNMLPLCMLLGVIVLLLSDWLARLVVMPAELPIGIITALLGAPLFIYLIIKNKRDWS
- a CDS encoding heme/hemin ABC transporter substrate-binding protein — encoded protein: MKYLIFFLALATQSALAKERVISAGGTLTEIIYALEKQNSLVAVDQSSMYPQQATQLPQVGYYRDLAAEGVLSMRPTTLLALEGAGREQALKQIEATGVKVIHYKKPTSVNELLALIKHLGSDLDANLKAQNLITKIKKSLPTKAKTQTHNALFLLSANERGLVAAGQETVPNLLFNYAGITNIAATHTGFKAINSEVLAVSQPDFLVAPAHVVQSLGGKQAFCKQPTLRLLKAAQECQLLVMDSLLSLGMSPRIATAIQALHEYKTRL